Within Scyliorhinus torazame isolate Kashiwa2021f chromosome 9, sScyTor2.1, whole genome shotgun sequence, the genomic segment catgagcttgtacaggtcatctgggtgaaggggcagtggatcctgacCTCTGTGGTGCAGGCTGACTTCTCCGTCAGTGATTGTTCTCTCCTCGGCCAACCCCGCATGAGGATcggatatggggagggtgtgaggtgtcagccagtgatttgtttgcatggggtttgggaatttgaagggtggcaggcggaactggcgCCAGGACGGAGGTGGTAACTTACCATTGCAGCTTGGTGCAGGTCGtcagtcttcttccgacattggacggtggtcctcctAGTTGGGCTGCCCACaccgacagccgctgccactgcctcccagctgGCATTGCTGTGCCTGCTGGTCCTTCAACCCCCTCGGGGAACATAATGCCACGTCTTGCATCCACAGCGTTGATAAACCTGGCCAGGTCGActgccccaaagcgaggagcagttcTGCACACTGCTATGCTTGTGTGTTGACcaggagtgagtgggtgagggagcgtttaaaatgcAGCTCCCCTTTTTAGAGCTGAGACGCTGAGGCATGGGTCCAATGAATCAGATGGTGCGACAGCACATGGGGGGTAATTTGCAGCACTAAGTGCCTTTAAATATGGGCCCCAATCTTGCCAACGCAGCCGCCGGGAACAGCCTGCCAATTGCGCCCAAAATGACATTTCGGAATGTTTCCTTTAAATCTCCCCCTATATATGTAACAATGGCTCCACTATCTCTCCTCTACGTTTTTAAAATGTGCGAATGAACTCCATCTGGACTAGTGGTCTTCTCTCAAAATTTGATTTTATTATCAATTACTTTCTCCCTTTCTGTCAGGGACTGCACCAGTTCATGCCCAGATCTTAAGAGTGATTTTTTTTTGCACATTCTCAAATCTGTTACATTTAAAGTAAGATGTTGCCTTTGAGATGTATTTGAGTCACCTATACGATCACAAGTGATCCAATTCCATTTAATTACCTAGATTTCATTGCTGATGAAAAGTCCGACTCCTATTTCAGCTCGGAGGTTAATGACCAGCAGATAGCCCAGATTCAATTCTTAGCCTGTGTTGTTAGCTAACCAGTAAATGGGTGAGCTTGGGGCATTAAAATTGACATCAGTCCCCAGGGCTAAATAGATGAAATCACCCAGGGATTATTTTCTGGATTGTAACCGGTAGCCTCTCCTGGAGGTGTGCACGTGTGGATGGGGGTGAATGGGGATGCAATCCCCTTATAATCCTTCAATCGGGACATGAATAAGGGTCATGTTTGCCAAGTACATGACTGCTGCTCAAAGAATTTCAACCAAGAAATGCAGTCAATGCTTTTGGAAGAGTTTGGAGCAGAGACAATTAGAGGGAAAAGAAACAAACAAGAAGGTAGGGTTATTGCCAGCATATAGATAAGTCATATGAATGAAATAGAATACACTGTGGGGCTTATTATCAATTATGTGTGGCTGAGTTTGCTTCAGTTTGATGATAATTGTCAACCATAAAAACACGATCAAACAGCAGTCTATTGTTGAAATAAGAACATATCAGTGCTAACGGTCAGGAATTAATAAATAAAGACAAGGTTGTCTGTTACTAACTTTTAAAATTAAAGCCAAAGTCTACTCAGGCTGAACATCAAATATTAGGCATGCAAGAAGTTTATATTCAGCAGCAGCTGATTTATAGCTACAACAGCAAAGCTTTAAATCTTATTCTATAGAATCCACACAATAATGACTGTCAAAGATATGCACATTAGTATAAAGTTCACACCTGAGGTAAAGCCAAGACCATACTGAAGATCCAAGCCGTGGCAATCATGTACCTTCCACTGTGGGCACATTTTGTTGCGCTCTTCAAGGGATTTGTAATTGCCAGACAGCGATCCGCGCTGATCACCACCACCATGAAGGCAGGGCAGTACATGGAGAAGAGTTTGAGAAAGTTGAGGAGCTTACAAAGGAATTCCCCACCGTACCACTGAACCGTGATGTTCCAGACGCCATCCATTGGCATAACAATCAGGGTCTGCAGGAGGTTGGCCACTATGAGGTTGTTGAGCAGCAACTTAACGCGTGATTCTTTCTTCAGACTCTGCTTAGACAGCTTCACCAGGAAAACCGTGTTGCCGATAATGGAgaagatcaagaggaagaaggTGATGGCCACTCTAACGACACCCGAGATGGTCAGACTTGGCAGGTGCAAAGAGCTGTTGAACGCAGTGTGTGCCAAGGTGTCGTTGAAAGGGAGGATGCAATTCTTTCTGGACTCCATGTAAGGCACCAAAGTGTCATTCTTCTGGGAGATTGACATGTTTCTGGGTGCAGGAACATCAATCGAACTGTGTCCTGGTGCTTATAACCAACTATTAGCTGGTTGTTTCTCACTCTGTCGGTGGCTGCAGCAATCTGGCGAGGTCAGATTTAAGCACAGATGAATATGATCCTTCACTAATGTTTATGAAACCCTGGTAATGAAAAGTGCACATAATCCCTATGCAACAATCTGCAGCACACTTGAATTTATtcgctggtggtgttggtctggtTCTTGAAATCAATTTTGTTTTATCCTCATTTCATTATTTCAAATTTTGGTCTTATTTAAATTGTAATTTCTCTGAATAAATTAGCTGTGCTTTTAGTTTTATTGATAATAATCGAAGTCAACAACAATGTTCCCCTTCGTGTCAGTTGGCAATTCCAGGACTATTAATGAGTAAAGGGTTTTGTGGAAAAAGATGAAAAAGagcatattttatttttatttcagaaacCGTGCTGGCGACAGCATCACGTTTCATTACATTAAATGCAAAATTCAGTCCTCTATTGATCCAGTTAAACACTCCTATTTTTGAAAATATGCCCTATCATTTCAAACCAAATAAAATACTAAAAACTCCTGGAAACAATTTTGGGTGTAATTCAGCCACTGTGTTGTACCCGACACGGATGGGTGAATCCCGgaagagccccaaattgggctttgctccgggccgatcgcgagtcacccaACTCACTACGGCCAGCGACATTTGGATCCTGCCCACGTTGGGCATGATCTAGATAAtgaaatggctcacttaaatatcccAACGATTTACCAGGCGCCCAGGCGTCAACGACCGCGCCAGCAAGGCCTCAACCAGGCGTCAATTAGTActggtggaccaggcgtaatggcgatggacagggcagggcaggttcctggcactccccctggcacctgggagccAGGGTGCCCGGGGCACTGCCTGggtaccagactggcagtgccaagctgcccaagTGCCATGTtggtgaagtgggaaatggttcagaagggcacttggcacagaagatggctgcctgacacacaagatggagacacagagaataaagcagacataactgatgcctggagcccagcggggtgccagtggaacagataggaacagatccaggaaaattaagaaataaataaatgcgggacaccacttgaataaagctgacttcagccaaggtgtacacaatgatatgctattacgaatgtcttgggccatttcctaaaacaaagggacaatcgatactgctttcctgctgtagcctgtaaaacctctttaactatcaCCATGTGCAAACGGCAAAacacttacaaatagcgatgtacaatctataaaatgtgtaAAGATaagaaggtgataattgttttgtatctgggctcattgtgaacccgaagtataaaatgaatgactgccattcaaaccacgagaaaggttggctaccgtaccgcggggtacgtacgctttctcccgaagtttcgtgtaacaataaactgcactgattgaacacagcaagtctgactcctgaagtggttgattttcccacaacattGGCATCTCCAAAGATCGGGGCCTGAGGGGGACCATGCCTGTTAaaagaggtggtgtgagggggtatgaaggggctgaaggaaggttggaggggtgaagggggttcTGAAAAGGGGGCCTTGAAAGGGGCGGGGGGTTGTAGATATTGGAACAgcttttcaaaatggtgccctgacCTCCGAGGAGTCGGTCTGGCTGGCATGTTCAGATTCCCAGTGccggaaaaatttcaaagtgtggcctccaccggggagaaactccccaaggcacgACGGAACAGtgaagtgccattgaatagtggtCTCCATCTTGACATTGCAGCAGTCGCAAAACACCCTTCGAATTCACACTTTGAAATTTTTCACTTGAATCGCGCCCTTTACGTTTTTGTGTTGGGATGGGAGTTTGAGTCGTGCCCTTCTGTGGTGCCGGAGATGCAAGCCCACCGTCAAACCTTATTCCAGTTATATTTTTGTCTCTGAGATACGTGGGTGGGGAGGGTTCAGGTTTTGTGATCCATGATGCAGTGCAGGAGCAGTGTGAATGCTGTGGCAAACTGATAATAAGATGTGTCTCAATCCTCAGGGACAGTAACCAGCTCCTAACATCATTTTTCTTCTCCCTGTTAGGGCATTGCAGACGGACAGACTgctcaaatcccaaagggaaactcaaATTAGTTGCCAGAACAAGTTTTCAATTTGTGTATTATGAGAAGTTTTTGGAAATCAAGGTAAGTAGCAATCAAACCAATTGAATGAGTTCATATTATTTTCAATAGCGATTTTCAGTGTTAAAACTTGCTGTCTTAACAATGCTTCTCTTGGACTCTCATCACTTATGCCATACACAATTTGATCACAGATCAGCGAATCATGCAAAGCTGCATAGTTACAAGTTTGTGTTAGTAATTTTAAATCGGTGACAAAGCTGGTGAATGATTCCCCATTTTTTTGCAAACGTTTGTTAAATCTGAATCTCGCAAAGATTTCATTTGTCTGAATTTTGCAATGGTCATCAAATTTGTTAATTATTATATCAAATTTACTTCTCTTCAGAGTAGATCAAAGAATTGTTAATTTCTATTGCCTGCTGTCCTGCCATGGATAAAAGCAATGCAATCTTCCTATCCTCAGTTGCGGTGGTTAAATCATGTGCCTCTAGATAAAACTGAAACTgctgtttgaacagtttccaattggaatTAAGATTACCAGTTGTCTTGAGCTGAAATGGAGCTTGAACATGGCCCATCGAGGTGATTTTTCTGCGAAGGATCCGAATGCTGTGAAGCTTCCCAAGTTGAATAGTCGGTCCaaatttgttcttttttctttttctaaTCTAATCTAGTTAGTTTTCTTGAAGTCAAGCCTTGTTATATTACGTTGTGTAATATCTTATTGCTCATTTGCTTTCTGCCAGAATAGTCGTACACTCGATATTCATTAACATtcgaagtcttcaaataaagcaactactgtttattgagtaacgataatCATTTAACTATGAGTTCAttctctcttcaacaactaaactatagattttttaaaaaaaatgtattttagtacaaacatgcatcaaagcaggttacagccaataaataccccaggaaacatacttcccaacaatcaactctacagtctgtacagattttccccctttttcaccctccccccaccacccactccccactcccctgcgACGAATAGCTCATCAAACGcggtcacaaacacccccaccttttctcaaactcccttgCTGAGCCCTTAACTCAAtaacttct encodes:
- the LOC140430071 gene encoding gonadotropin-releasing hormone receptor-like, with the protein product MESRKNCILPFNDTLAHTAFNSSLHLPSLTISGVVRVAITFFLLIFSIIGNTVFLVKLSKQSLKKESRVKLLLNNLIVANLLQTLIVMPMDGVWNITVQWYGGEFLCKLLNFLKLFSMYCPAFMVVVISADRCLAITNPLKSATKCAHSGRYMIATAWIFSMVLALPQLFLFKMIHYSEPIPFSQCATLGSFQSQLDQKFYNLFTFGFLFVIPLFIMLICNSRIIIKMTSALRPKDNKMELGRSRNVLPQARTKTIKMTIAFATSFIICWTPYYLMGIWYWFDSDLHNKLPDPINHFLFLFGLLNPCLDPFIYGYFSL